The Flavobacteriales bacterium genome contains the following window.
GTTGCTCTCCAAGAAGATCTGCCCGTCGGTGATGGAGATCACGTTCGTGGGGATGTAAGCGGACACGTCACCGGCCTGCGTCTCGATGATCGGCAGAGCGGTCAACGAACCACCGCCTTTCACTTTGCCTTTCAGCGAAGCGGGCAGGTCGTTCATTTGACTGGCCACGGTGTTGTCCTCGGTCACCTTCGCGGCACGCTCCAACAGACGGCTGTGCAGGTAAAACACGTCACCCGGGTAAGCCTCACGTCCTGGAGGACGGCGCAGCAGAAGCGAAACTTCGCGATAAGCAACAGCTTGCTTCGAGAGATCATCGTACACGATCAGTGCAGGACGGCCGGTGTCGCGGAAGAACTCGCCGATGGCAGCACCGGTGAACGGTGCGTAGAACTGCATCGGTGCGGGATCGCTGGCGTTAGCGGCCACCACCACCGTGTAGGGCATGGCGCCGTTCTCCTCCAGTGTCTTCACCGTGGCGGCCACGGTGCTGCCCTTCTGGCCCACGGCCACGTAGATGCAGAACACCGGCTGACCGGCCTCATAGAACTCCTTCTGGTTGATGATGGTGTCGATCGCTACGGTGCTCTTGCCCGTCTGGCGGTCGCCGATGATCAATTCGCGCTGGCCGCGGCCGATGGGGATCATGGCGTCAACGGCCTTGATGCCCGTCTGGAGCGGCTCCTTCACCGGCTGGCGGTAAATGACGCCGGGGGCTTTGCGCTCCAGCGGCATCTCGAAGGTCTCGCCCTGGATGGGGCCTTTGCCATCGATCGGCTCACCGAGGGTGTTCACCACGCGGCCCACCATGCCTTCGCCCACGTTGATGCTGGCGATGCGCTTGGTGCGCTTCACGGTGTCGCCCTCCTTGATGCCCACGCTGGGACCCAGGAGCACTGCACCCACGTTGTCCTCCTCGAGGTTCAGTACGATGGCCTGCAGGCCGCTGGCGAACTCGACCAGCTCACCGCTCTGCACGCTCTTCAGGCCGTAGATGCGGGCGATACCATCACCCACCTGCAATACGCTACCGACCTCTTCGAGCTCGGCCTCCGTGCGGAAACCGGCGAGTTCTTGCTTGAGGATCGCCGTCACTTCGGCGGGTTTCACTTCTGCCATGGCAATGCGGTCTTAGAGTTCCGGTCGATAAGGGTTCTCGGAGAATTTGCGGCGAAGGTCGCCGAGACGGCGGCTCACGCTGCCGTCGTACTGCTCGTCGCCGACGCGCACGATGATGCCGCCGATGAGCGCGGGATCCACCTTCTCCGAGAGGACGATGGATTTACCGGGATGGTTCTTCTCGGCCAGCTCCACCACTTGCTTGCGCACGTGGTCGTTGATGGGCGCGGCACTGCGCACCTCGGCTAGCACGATGTTCTGGTGCTCGCGGTACAGCTCCAGGAAGGCCTGCGCCACTTGCGGCAACATGGACTCGCGGCCTTTGCGCACCATGATGCCCATGAAGCGGTGCGTCACTTCGCCCACATTGCCTGCGAACACCTTGGCCAGCACGGCGGCTTTTGTGTCGGCCTTCACCACGGGGCTCTTCAGCAGCAGCACCAGGTCGGGATTGGCCTTGCACGTATCGGCCAGCAAGCGCATGTCCTGCTCAGCGGCGGCCAGGTTGCCTTGGTCCACGCTCAGCTGCATCAGCGAGCGGGCGTAGCGGTAGGCAACGGGTGCAACGTTCATGATTTGCGCAGGTCGGCTTCGTTCATCACTTTCTCCACGAGCGACTTCTGTGCGGCGGCATCACCGAGCTTGTCGCGCAGGATGCGCTCGGCCACTTGGATGCTGAGCTCGGCCACCTGGTTCTTCATGTCCGTGATGGCGGCCATCTTTTCGTTGCGGATGTCCTCGCGGGCACGGGCGAGCAGGGCATCGCCTTCGGCCTTGGCGCGGGTCTTCGCCTCGGCGATCTCGCGATCGCGGATGTCGCGCGCTTCCTTCAGCAGCACTTCGCGTTCCTCGCGCGCCTGGCGCATGAGATCCTCGTTGCGCGCCATCATGGCGGCGTTCTCCTCGCGGGCCTTCTTCGCTTCGTTGAGCGCGTCGGCAATGGAGGCCTCACGGTCCTTCAGCCCCTTGAGGATGGGCTTCCAGGCGAACTTGGCCAGGATGAACAGCACTGCCAGGAACGACAGTGTCATCCAGAAGATGAGGCCGAAAGCCGGCTCTACAAGGCTCAGCAGCATGGGCGTGCGGGTTCAGTGAATGGTAAGAGAGGGAAAATGCGGACGAGCCTTAGTGCGTCACCGGCATTTCCTTCAGCACCACGAGCAGGCCCACCACCATGGCGAAGAAGGCAGCACCTTCAACGAGAGCGGCGGTGAGGATCATGTTGGCGCGCAGATCGTTCATGGCTTCCGGCTGGCGGGCCATGGCTTGCACGGCGTCGCCACCGATACGGCCGATGCCAACACCGGCACCGAGGGCAGCGAGACCAGCGCCAAGAGCGGCGATACCGTAGCCAACGCCGAGGTCGAGGAGAACAGAGAGCAACATGTGATCGTGGTGTTTAAGGAGTGTTCTGGTTCAATGGTGGTGCGGCTCCTCCACCGCAGAGCCGATGTACATGGCGCTGAGGAAGGTGAAGACGTAAGCTTGGATGAAGGCGACCAGCAGTTCGAGCATGGTCATGAAGACGGTGAAGGCGAGCGACATGATGGACACGCCGTAACCCGCGCCGGCGCTGTTCTCGCCGAACACGAAGATCAAGCTGAAGAAGCTCAGCGCGATGATGTGGCCCGCCGTGATGTTGGCGAACAATCGGATCATGAGCACGAAGGGCTTCAGGAACATGCCCAGGATCTCCACCGGCGTGAGGATGCCCAGCACCCAGCCCGGCACGCCCGGCATGGCCACGATGTGCCCCCAGTAGTGCTTGTTGCCGTTCACTGAAACGATGATGAAGGTGATGAGCGCCAGCACCAGCGTAACCGCGATGTTGCCCGTGAGGTTGGCGCCGCCCGGGAAGAAGGGCACCAGGCCCATGAGGTTGTTGAGGAAGATGAAGAAGAAGGCCGTGAGCAAGTAGGGCATGAAGCGCTCGTACTTCTTCTCGCCGATGGCGCTCTTGGCCACATCGTCGCGCACGAAGAGGATGATGGGCTCCACCAGGTTCTGCAGACCGGTGGGCGCCTGGCCCGCGCGCCGCGTGTAGGCCTTTGCCACGCTCATGAAGATGATGAGCAGCACCGCCAGGCTGATGAACAGGCTCATCACGTTCTTGGTGATGCTGATGTCCCACGTGGCCTTGGTCAGTTCTTCGTTCACCGTGGCGTGGTGGGCATCGGTGCCGTCCGGGTCGTTCACGGCCACCACATGGCCCTCGTGCAGGGCATAGCCGCCGTAGGTCTTGTGGCCATGGTCGAACCGGCTGCTGCTGAACACACTGAAGCCACGCTCGCTGTTGTACAGGATCACAGGCAGGGGCAAACTGGTATGGCCCCACAGGTGCCAGCCGTGCTCATCGCCGATGTGGTCCATGATGAGCTTGCCGGCGTTGAATTTCTCCTTGTGGTCCGCGGCTGGGGCTGCTTCCGCCGCGTGCTCAGCCACGGCGCCGTTGTCCATGGCGATCGCCGCTACTTGGGCGCTGTCGTGGGTGTGGCCGGGGGCGCTGTGGTCGTGCCCATGGTCCTGGGCGCACAAAAGGGCCGGGACGAAGGCTCCAACCATCGCGAAAACCGCGTTCAGCAAGACTTTCCGGAGGAACAGCGTGTTCGGGAGGCCCTTCATTGCGGCCGCGAAAGTAGATGCTGCGGGAATACGGTGTGAGGGGGTGTGGGAAAGTCGCGCGGACCCCGGGGAAAGGATGCCTCAGAACACCTCCTTCACAATGGCCTGTGGTAGCGCATGGTGCCGTTACTCCACAATGAGCTTGGCACTCTGGAGCCATGGGGACGCATTGGCCAAGCGCACAAGGTAGAGCCCTGCATTCAACCCAGAGAGTTGGATGATGTTCGTACCGTACTGGACCAAAAACTGCCGCACGACCAGGCCACGGGTATCCAGGATTTCCAGAGGTAGTGATGCACTGTGTGGCTCGTGGATGGTGACGGTGAAGGTAGCCGAGCATTGCACAGGGTTGGGGTGGCAGGAAAAGCTCGTTTGCCCTGCGCGTTCCGCGACCGAGGTCCACTCGATACCGATGCAGCTATCCACGTCGGCTTGATAGACGGGTATCTCGTGGTTGCGGACGCCGCTGCTGTCGGCGTGGCAGAGGGTCAGGGAAACGTCGTAGTTGATGTCCCACCATGTACTGGGCCATTCCAGCCCCGCAAGAGACCCAATACCCTCGGACCAGACCATCACTGTGGGGGAACCAGGGACATGGAAGTACAGAAAGCGAGGTCCGGCAACACTGGTTAGAACGCCGTTCGGTACATCCTGGGTAACACTGTCCAAGACCAACAATTCATAGTCCTGCCCACCGGCAAGGGACAAGCCCCAGACGGAAATGGTATCGCCGACCTGCACACTCCAATCGTACAGCAGGTACTCGGTTCCGTTGACGAGCTGAAAGACTTGCGCCGTGGCGGTGTCTTCTCTCCACAACTGGTTCCAAGTGTTGAAGCCGTAAGGCCAATCGCCGTATGACAACACTTTGTACGTCGTTCCGTTCACCGTTGAATCGCCGATCACCGAGTGTTTGTAGTCGTGACTGACGAAGATGTGCTGATACAGGTTCCAACTTGCGCCGTCAACCAACATCGGCCGATAGGCCTGTGCATGGGTTGCAACGGCGATGCACCATGCAGCAACCAAGTGAAGCAGGGGAAGTAGGCGACCGCGCATGGGTTTTCTATTGTTTGATGAACCGCGACGACCACGCTGAATCCTTGTCCTGGTAAAGCAGGACGTACATGCCGTTGGCAAGGTCCCGCACATCCAGGTCAATTTCCATTGCGCTGCTTTGCGGAGCGAAGGTGCGTACCACTGCACCGCTATTGTCCAAGATGCTGAACAGGCCCGTTGGCGCTGCCTTGGCCCTGAAGCTGATGAACAACCGGTCGTTCACAGGGTTGGGGTAGAGCAGCACATGAAAGGGCTC
Protein-coding sequences here:
- the atpH gene encoding ATP synthase F1 subunit delta; this translates as MNVAPVAYRYARSLMQLSVDQGNLAAAEQDMRLLADTCKANPDLVLLLKSPVVKADTKAAVLAKVFAGNVGEVTHRFMGIMVRKGRESMLPQVAQAFLELYREHQNIVLAEVRSAAPINDHVRKQVVELAEKNHPGKSIVLSEKVDPALIGGIIVRVGDEQYDGSVSRRLGDLRRKFSENPYRPEL
- the atpF gene encoding F0F1 ATP synthase subunit B is translated as MSLVEPAFGLIFWMTLSFLAVLFILAKFAWKPILKGLKDREASIADALNEAKKAREENAAMMARNEDLMRQAREEREVLLKEARDIRDREIAEAKTRAKAEGDALLARAREDIRNEKMAAITDMKNQVAELSIQVAERILRDKLGDAAAQKSLVEKVMNEADLRKS
- the atpE gene encoding ATP synthase F0 subunit C, which gives rise to MLLSVLLDLGVGYGIAALGAGLAALGAGVGIGRIGGDAVQAMARQPEAMNDLRANMILTAALVEGAAFFAMVVGLLVVLKEMPVTH
- a CDS encoding T9SS type A sorting domain-containing protein; translation: MRGRLLPLLHLVAAWCIAVATHAQAYRPMLVDGASWNLYQHIFVSHDYKHSVIGDSTVNGTTYKVLSYGDWPYGFNTWNQLWREDTATAQVFQLVNGTEYLLYDWSVQVGDTISVWGLSLAGGQDYELLVLDSVTQDVPNGVLTSVAGPRFLYFHVPGSPTVMVWSEGIGSLAGLEWPSTWWDINYDVSLTLCHADSSGVRNHEIPVYQADVDSCIGIEWTSVAERAGQTSFSCHPNPVQCSATFTVTIHEPHSASLPLEILDTRGLVVRQFLVQYGTNIIQLSGLNAGLYLVRLANASPWLQSAKLIVE
- a CDS encoding F0F1 ATP synthase subunit alpha: MAEVKPAEVTAILKQELAGFRTEAELEEVGSVLQVGDGIARIYGLKSVQSGELVEFASGLQAIVLNLEEDNVGAVLLGPSVGIKEGDTVKRTKRIASINVGEGMVGRVVNTLGEPIDGKGPIQGETFEMPLERKAPGVIYRQPVKEPLQTGIKAVDAMIPIGRGQRELIIGDRQTGKSTVAIDTIINQKEFYEAGQPVFCIYVAVGQKGSTVAATVKTLEENGAMPYTVVVAANASDPAPMQFYAPFTGAAIGEFFRDTGRPALIVYDDLSKQAVAYREVSLLLRRPPGREAYPGDVFYLHSRLLERAAKVTEDNTVASQMNDLPASLKGKVKGGGSLTALPIIETQAGDVSAYIPTNVISITDGQIFLESNLFLSGVRPAINVGISVSRVGGNAQIKSMKKVAGTLKLDQAQYRELEAFSKFGSDLDATTKAVLDKGARNVEILKQGQNSPMRVEEQIAIIYCGTKGLLSKIPTKNVKQFEAEFITMLRNKHSDVLAGLKKGDYNDQITGTLEKVAADLVKSLDN
- the atpB gene encoding F0F1 ATP synthase subunit A; amino-acid sequence: MVGAFVPALLCAQDHGHDHSAPGHTHDSAQVAAIAMDNGAVAEHAAEAAPAADHKEKFNAGKLIMDHIGDEHGWHLWGHTSLPLPVILYNSERGFSVFSSSRFDHGHKTYGGYALHEGHVVAVNDPDGTDAHHATVNEELTKATWDISITKNVMSLFISLAVLLIIFMSVAKAYTRRAGQAPTGLQNLVEPIILFVRDDVAKSAIGEKKYERFMPYLLTAFFFIFLNNLMGLVPFFPGGANLTGNIAVTLVLALITFIIVSVNGNKHYWGHIVAMPGVPGWVLGILTPVEILGMFLKPFVLMIRLFANITAGHIIALSFFSLIFVFGENSAGAGYGVSIMSLAFTVFMTMLELLVAFIQAYVFTFLSAMYIGSAVEEPHHH